Proteins encoded within one genomic window of Pseudalkalibacillus sp. SCS-8:
- the perR gene encoding peroxide-responsive transcriptional repressor PerR, which produces MSQEENRLQTAVETLKDAGVRITPQRHAILEYLIQTLSHPTADEIYKALEDKFPNMSVATVYNNLRVFKNAGLVKELTYGDASSRFDCVTTDHYHVICEECGKIVDFSYPGLDEVEHVAEHVTGFRVNNHRMEVYGTCPDCQKVH; this is translated from the coding sequence ATGTCACAAGAAGAAAACCGATTACAAACAGCGGTTGAAACATTGAAAGATGCGGGAGTTCGCATAACGCCCCAACGTCATGCGATTTTAGAATACCTGATTCAAACGCTGTCTCATCCTACAGCAGATGAGATTTATAAAGCACTTGAGGACAAATTCCCAAATATGAGTGTTGCAACGGTTTATAACAACCTCCGAGTTTTTAAAAACGCAGGACTGGTCAAGGAACTGACCTATGGAGATGCATCCAGCCGGTTTGATTGCGTCACGACAGATCACTATCATGTTATCTGTGAAGAATGCGGCAAAATCGTCGACTTTTCATACCCTGGTCTCGACGAAGTTGAACATGTTGCTGAACATGTTACCGGGTTCCGGGTCAACAATCACCGGATGGAAGTATACGGTACTTGTCCAGATTGTCAAAAAGTCCATTAA
- a CDS encoding YgzB family protein → MELKYTSKINKIRTFALSLVFIGIIIMYLGLYFKASFLVMTIFMLIGFLATLSSAAVYIWIGMLSTKAVQVECPNCHKVTKVLGRVDACMFCKQPLTLDPSLEGVEFDEKYNHKKKSTDEEN, encoded by the coding sequence ATGGAACTAAAATATACAAGTAAAATAAATAAAATCAGGACATTTGCACTAAGTCTCGTTTTTATCGGGATCATCATCATGTATCTTGGTCTCTATTTCAAAGCAAGCTTTCTTGTGATGACGATCTTCATGTTGATTGGTTTTCTAGCGACTTTATCAAGTGCAGCTGTCTACATATGGATTGGAATGCTTTCCACCAAGGCAGTTCAGGTAGAATGTCCAAATTGCCACAAGGTTACGAAAGTGTTAGGACGTGTAGACGCATGTATGTTTTGTAAGCAGCCACTTACGCTCGATCCATCGCTTGAAGGTGTTGAATTTGATGAGAAATACAATCATAAGAAGAAAAGCACAGATGAGGAAAATTGA
- a CDS encoding nucleotidyltransferase-like protein, whose product MEDILRPLYQERASREETLGVLLVEKHKAFSPSTDHFDVILFIIVEKAESSWQVKHYEFENKKAALHVVDLQQLNEWLMLGSHRRVVDWVVNGKVLFDRNEFVDALKKRINDFPIAERKKKIGIEFAKLVRRFSDGKELYYAGHFLDAYNNIIHALHHLARLSVIEHGFYPEVTVWNQVKQIEPEIYKLYEELTSSDEPINKRIELLILANEFSLSSKTALGSRHLKDVMETKAESWSFYELMQHPEMADYKIDLGAVIEHLIEKEYIQVVRHETKGKGIFHRTYSFRK is encoded by the coding sequence ATGGAAGATATATTACGGCCTCTATATCAGGAGAGGGCAAGCCGCGAGGAGACATTGGGTGTATTATTGGTAGAGAAGCATAAAGCATTCAGTCCATCTACCGACCATTTTGATGTCATCCTGTTCATAATTGTAGAGAAAGCAGAGTCATCCTGGCAGGTGAAACATTATGAATTTGAAAATAAAAAAGCAGCCTTACATGTTGTTGACCTTCAACAATTAAATGAATGGCTTATGCTCGGTTCCCACAGACGTGTAGTGGATTGGGTCGTGAACGGCAAAGTGTTGTTCGACCGAAATGAATTTGTTGATGCATTGAAGAAGCGCATTAATGATTTTCCGATTGCGGAACGAAAAAAGAAGATCGGTATCGAATTTGCCAAGCTCGTCCGTAGGTTTTCAGATGGAAAAGAACTCTATTATGCTGGTCACTTTTTGGATGCTTACAATAACATCATACATGCACTTCATCATTTGGCCCGGCTATCTGTCATTGAGCATGGTTTCTATCCGGAAGTGACGGTATGGAATCAAGTGAAGCAAATTGAACCAGAGATCTACAAGTTATATGAAGAATTGACCTCAAGTGATGAACCAATTAATAAAAGGATTGAATTGCTCATTCTCGCAAACGAGTTCTCATTGTCTTCAAAAACTGCCCTTGGTTCTCGTCACCTGAAAGATGTAATGGAGACAAAAGCAGAATCCTGGTCCTTTTATGAATTGATGCAGCATCCAGAAATGGCTGATTATAAAATTGATCTAGGAGCGGTCATTGAACATCTCATTGAAAAAGAATACATTCAAGTCGTCCGACACGAAACGAAAGGGAAGGGGATTTTCCACAGGACTTATTCATTTAGAAAATAG
- a CDS encoding amino acid adenylation domain-containing protein — translation MSNPYMMSIINKTKSDYPAHKTITELFEDQVALNFHKTALVHKDRKVSYGLLNKMANRVARYLSKRGIGPEKVAAFMLDQGIDRIVTILGILKAGGAYLPIDKTYPKERIEYMLQDSGAQFLLTDEALSNEFTTEYIRIDEVDFSLYEDSDLHLMSNSQQLMYVIYTSGSTGTPKGVMVEHRSVIRLVKSTNYIDFLKDDRMLQGCSIQFDVSIFEIWGALLNGIELHLVEKDLLIEADSLSEYLRSEQITIVWMTTPLFNNVVEQNPQLFSNLRCLLIGGDALSPKHIELVRRNCPDVTLINGYGPTENTTFSTFFVIDKEYKNNIPIGKPISNSTTYIMNDELEVLPVGTIGELCVGGDGVSRGYINKPELNAEKFKYISDEIGRVYRTGDLARMLPDGNIEFLGRADNQVKIRGFRIELNEVERAVASHKDILETLVMVKGDKTKQLYCFYKPLKELGTKELRKYLQEKLPEHMIPTKMIQISQFPYNASGKIDRKKLMDYTENRKDRDEKITPIQKELTDICKEAMEIASISIHDNFYDVGLDSLSAAKVLNKIRTNFKVDIKLRDVLENYTIESLGHIVENSSPRVVEADIIPTINQDYHEISSAQKRMYLSSLVKGDLTYNIPIIVYFTTKIDISKLKQALVKLMERHESLRTTFHFVDNSIYQRIHDRVDIEIESLTENNYELVDYDVYKYLEQFELEKAPLFSVKVISLLNNKDALLLNIHHSIFDGLSAQIFLDELMALYHGRELRKLPYQYKDFAKWHNEHSSNEAQRMIIERVWSNKYQTLPQPAVLPYRESEKEDETEENFVDVIVDKQTIEAVKSHIKENQCSIYMFFISILGVQLAKYADDGDVVITSVSDNRSLEEFRNIIGMFVETYPIRFNVKESQTFHDLLRVVRQTLYEVREHPYPFDELMSFLSQQSGKNHSEVSKLFNILMVLDTPIEVDQEEIYEVNSLISTKTSKFDLTLTAMETEAGYKFRVEFDNKLFSKSSMKKFINHYTEMLSHFAHNPYDRIADYMLMDLHEMGLTQQEGSQRKQSDYQSPSSNIEKILVDVWREVLNEENIGTNNRFFEMGGDSIKAIQIASRLQKRGFKLKVNHILMHQTISKISKHVVEKNVTKNNNLVTGEVPLTPVQKWFFNKDMKNMNHFNQSVVWKSKTNLELKHVKHVFDKLVEHHDVLRATITEIDGNFTKRITGIRNDAFTINQVSISEVEDITSKIYEIGNQYQEQLDITKGKLMHVVVVNHGSENYLIVIIHHLVIDEVSWHVLLEDFTIGYDQLINGQQISFGDKTDSYKSYSEQLIKYGSDCKVRSEREYWTDVINKINDNSSSDRQPLELTYEKNFNNHFSIGENHTNSLLNKANQAYNTQIQELLLTALAMTMNSRDHKCVFSCDMESHGRESLFEDTDVTRTVGWFTSIYPVAIPMDPKDDVKKNIIQVKETLRRIPSNGIGYGLFRYGHKDPSFQHPRPKICFNYLGVINDVGQDKNRFVISSLQAGNEIGIDYKTDYKLEMNCRVINNRLDVIFSFNESVFTKTEGALLTENYKDNLLSIIDHCLTKEQTEITPSDLSTESIDSDFMEEIYEALK, via the coding sequence ATGAGTAATCCTTATATGATGAGCATAATAAATAAGACAAAAAGTGATTATCCAGCTCATAAAACAATTACTGAACTATTTGAAGATCAAGTGGCGTTAAACTTTCATAAAACAGCTCTGGTTCATAAGGATAGAAAGGTATCATATGGACTACTCAACAAAATGGCTAATCGCGTTGCCAGATATTTATCAAAGAGAGGAATTGGTCCAGAAAAAGTAGCAGCATTTATGCTGGATCAAGGTATAGATAGGATTGTTACCATACTAGGAATACTGAAGGCGGGAGGCGCTTATCTGCCCATAGATAAGACTTACCCTAAAGAACGGATCGAGTACATGCTTCAAGACAGCGGGGCACAATTCCTGTTGACTGATGAAGCTCTCTCAAATGAATTTACTACAGAGTATATAAGGATTGATGAGGTAGACTTTAGTCTTTATGAAGATTCTGACCTTCACTTAATGTCGAATAGCCAACAACTAATGTATGTAATCTATACCTCGGGATCAACTGGAACACCTAAGGGGGTTATGGTCGAACACAGAAGTGTAATCAGGTTGGTTAAGTCAACTAATTATATTGACTTCCTTAAGGATGACAGGATGCTACAAGGTTGTTCAATACAATTTGATGTTTCCATCTTTGAAATTTGGGGTGCACTCTTAAATGGAATTGAGCTTCATTTAGTTGAGAAAGATTTGTTAATTGAAGCAGATTCCTTAAGTGAATATTTGAGGTCTGAACAAATCACAATTGTCTGGATGACGACACCACTGTTCAACAATGTGGTTGAACAAAACCCTCAACTGTTTTCTAATCTAAGATGTTTGTTAATCGGTGGCGATGCTTTATCACCAAAACATATCGAATTAGTTCGAAGAAATTGCCCGGATGTAACACTGATTAATGGATATGGTCCAACTGAAAATACGACGTTCTCTACATTTTTTGTAATTGACAAAGAATATAAGAATAATATTCCTATCGGAAAGCCAATAAGTAACTCAACTACATACATAATGAATGATGAACTAGAAGTTTTACCAGTAGGTACAATAGGAGAATTATGCGTAGGTGGAGATGGTGTAAGTAGAGGTTACATAAATAAACCTGAATTAAATGCAGAAAAATTCAAGTACATATCTGATGAGATCGGTAGGGTTTACAGAACAGGAGACCTTGCCAGAATGCTTCCAGATGGGAATATTGAGTTTTTAGGTCGAGCTGACAACCAAGTGAAAATAAGAGGTTTTAGAATTGAATTAAATGAGGTAGAAAGAGCAGTTGCAAGTCACAAAGACATTTTGGAAACGTTGGTAATGGTTAAAGGGGATAAAACCAAACAATTATACTGCTTTTACAAGCCTTTAAAGGAATTAGGCACGAAAGAGCTTAGAAAATACCTCCAAGAGAAACTACCTGAGCATATGATTCCCACCAAAATGATACAGATTTCCCAGTTTCCATATAATGCAAGTGGTAAAATTGACAGGAAAAAGTTAATGGATTATACCGAAAACAGAAAAGACAGAGATGAAAAAATCACTCCTATACAGAAAGAACTCACTGATATTTGTAAAGAAGCAATGGAAATTGCTTCGATTTCTATTCATGATAATTTTTACGATGTGGGACTGGATTCCCTATCAGCGGCAAAAGTGCTTAACAAGATCCGAACGAATTTTAAAGTTGATATAAAACTCAGAGACGTTTTGGAAAATTATACAATTGAATCGCTTGGTCACATCGTTGAAAACTCTTCACCAAGGGTGGTCGAAGCAGACATTATACCTACAATAAATCAAGACTACCACGAAATTTCTTCTGCTCAGAAACGGATGTATTTATCTAGTTTAGTTAAAGGTGATTTAACCTACAATATTCCAATAATTGTTTATTTCACCACCAAAATAGATATTTCTAAATTAAAACAAGCTCTAGTCAAATTAATGGAAAGGCATGAGTCGCTAAGAACCACTTTTCATTTTGTTGATAATTCAATTTACCAAAGAATACACGATCGAGTTGACATTGAAATTGAATCTTTAACAGAAAACAATTATGAGTTAGTTGATTACGACGTCTATAAATACTTAGAGCAATTCGAATTAGAAAAAGCACCACTATTCAGTGTCAAAGTCATTTCATTGCTTAATAACAAGGATGCACTCTTACTCAACATCCATCACTCGATATTTGATGGATTATCTGCACAAATTTTTCTGGATGAATTAATGGCACTTTATCATGGAAGAGAATTAAGGAAGTTACCTTATCAATATAAAGACTTTGCAAAGTGGCATAATGAACACAGTTCAAATGAAGCTCAAAGAATGATTATTGAAAGAGTGTGGAGTAATAAATATCAAACGTTACCTCAGCCAGCTGTACTTCCATATCGAGAAAGCGAAAAAGAAGATGAAACGGAAGAAAACTTTGTAGATGTAATTGTTGATAAACAGACAATTGAGGCTGTTAAAAGTCATATTAAAGAAAACCAATGTAGCATATATATGTTTTTTATTTCAATTCTCGGTGTACAGTTAGCAAAATACGCAGATGATGGCGACGTGGTCATCACTTCGGTGTCAGATAATCGATCATTGGAAGAGTTCCGGAACATTATAGGGATGTTCGTTGAGACATACCCAATTCGTTTCAATGTAAAAGAATCACAAACGTTTCATGACTTACTCCGAGTTGTACGTCAAACACTATATGAAGTGCGTGAACATCCCTACCCATTTGATGAACTAATGAGCTTCTTATCTCAACAATCAGGAAAAAATCATAGTGAAGTGTCAAAGTTATTCAATATCTTGATGGTATTGGATACTCCAATTGAAGTAGATCAGGAAGAGATCTACGAGGTCAATAGCCTAATTTCTACGAAAACTTCTAAATTCGATCTCACTTTGACTGCAATGGAAACTGAGGCGGGGTATAAGTTCAGAGTTGAGTTCGATAATAAGTTATTTAGTAAATCATCGATGAAGAAATTTATCAATCATTATACAGAAATGCTTTCTCATTTTGCACATAACCCATATGACAGGATAGCTGATTATATGCTGATGGATCTTCATGAAATGGGTCTTACCCAACAGGAAGGTTCACAAAGAAAGCAATCTGATTATCAATCGCCAAGCAGCAACATTGAAAAGATCCTTGTGGACGTTTGGAGAGAGGTCCTAAACGAAGAGAACATTGGAACGAATAATCGCTTTTTTGAAATGGGTGGAGATTCAATCAAGGCAATCCAAATTGCATCCCGATTACAAAAGAGAGGATTCAAACTAAAGGTTAATCACATTCTGATGCACCAGACTATTTCAAAAATTAGTAAGCATGTGGTTGAGAAAAACGTAACAAAAAACAATAACTTGGTCACAGGAGAAGTTCCGTTAACCCCCGTACAAAAATGGTTTTTCAATAAAGACATGAAGAATATGAATCATTTTAATCAATCAGTGGTTTGGAAAAGTAAAACAAATCTTGAGTTGAAGCATGTAAAACATGTTTTTGACAAGCTTGTAGAGCATCATGACGTGCTAAGAGCTACTATCACTGAAATAGATGGTAACTTTACGAAACGTATCACAGGAATTAGAAATGACGCTTTTACCATTAATCAAGTATCTATTAGTGAAGTTGAAGATATTACCTCCAAAATATATGAAATAGGCAATCAATATCAAGAACAACTAGATATTACTAAAGGAAAGTTGATGCATGTGGTAGTCGTCAATCATGGCTCGGAGAATTATCTTATAGTAATCATACATCATCTTGTGATCGATGAAGTTTCCTGGCATGTATTATTGGAAGATTTCACAATCGGTTATGATCAGTTGATTAACGGTCAGCAGATTTCATTTGGGGATAAGACAGATTCGTACAAGTCGTATAGTGAACAATTAATTAAATATGGATCAGATTGCAAAGTACGCTCTGAAAGAGAGTATTGGACAGATGTAATTAACAAAATCAATGATAACAGTTCTAGTGATAGACAGCCTTTGGAACTTACATATGAGAAAAATTTCAATAACCATTTCAGTATAGGTGAAAATCACACGAATTCCCTTCTCAACAAGGCAAACCAAGCGTACAACACACAGATACAAGAATTATTACTCACAGCATTAGCTATGACTATGAACAGCCGTGATCATAAATGTGTTTTTTCATGTGATATGGAAAGTCATGGACGAGAATCTCTATTTGAAGATACGGATGTCACTAGAACAGTGGGATGGTTTACGTCAATTTATCCGGTAGCGATACCGATGGATCCGAAGGATGATGTGAAGAAGAACATTATTCAGGTAAAGGAGACTCTCAGACGTATACCAAGTAACGGTATCGGATACGGACTATTCAGATATGGGCATAAAGATCCTTCTT